TTCGTCTCCGCCTTCGCCCGCACCGAGTTCCAGGCCGTCCAGTTCCTGCCGGCGATCGTGGTGCCGCAGATCCTGCTCTGCGGGCTGATCGTGCCCCGCGACCGGCTGCCGCAGGTGCTCGAGAGGGTCGCCGACGTGATGCCGCTGACCTGGGCGGTCGACGCGATGGAGCACCTCGCGACCACGACCCGCACCGGCGAGGTGTGGCGTGACGTCGGGATCGTGGTGGCGTTCGCGGTCGCCGCCCTCGCCCTCGGTGCGGCGACGCTCCGGCGTCGTACCGACTGACCGGGCTGACCAGACACCCCCTATTTTTTAGGGTATGCAGCCGCTCCGGGACTCCCTGACGCTGCTGTCCCGCAGCGCGCTGGGCCGACGGGTCGTGCACGCCTACGTCGCCGGCGAGCGGGTCGACGACGCGGTGCGAGCCGTCGGTGGGCTCCGGGCCGCGGGCTTCGCGGCCGGCGTCGAGCGACTCGGGGAGCCGAGCGGCTCCGTGGTCGCCGAACACCTCACGTTGATCGACCGGCTCTCCGACGCCGGCCTCGCGGCCGGCACCGACATCACCGTCGGCACGTGCTCGCTCGACGAGGCCCGCAGGATCTGCCGGACCGCTGCCGCTGCCGGCGCGACCGTGACGATCGGGGCGGATGTCACCGACGTGGACGCACGGCTGGCGCTGGTCGCGGCCCTGCGCGCGGAGCTCCCCGGCGTGGGCGTGGAGCTGCACGCGGCTCTCCCACGCACCGAGGAGGACTGCCGGGCGCTGGCCGGGCCGGGCAGCCGGGTCCGGCTCGAACACGGCACGGGCGAGGACGCGGCGGAGG
The genomic region above belongs to Nocardioides sp. QY071 and contains:
- a CDS encoding proline dehydrogenase family protein, with the translated sequence MQPLRDSLTLLSRSALGRRVVHAYVAGERVDDAVRAVGGLRAAGFAAGVERLGEPSGSVVAEHLTLIDRLSDAGLAAGTDITVGTCSLDEARRICRTAAAAGATVTIGADVTDVDARLALVAALRAELPGVGVELHAALPRTEEDCRALAGPGSRVRLEHGTGEDAAEADKAYVRCLKVLLGGAGHPVIATHDPRLIEIAVALASRYGRAPATYELQLRYGVRSAEQQRLAGTGEQVRVLVPYGAAWHGYLVGRLAERPADLRLFLTSLVSRG